In Chitinophaga sp. HK235, a single window of DNA contains:
- a CDS encoding heme-binding domain-containing protein → MKISKPLRILFITAGAITLVTTAMTVSSKVVDNPPVTGEIQAPAEVQQLFRHACYDCHSNTSNLKWFDKLPVVAGLVREDILAARKHLNFSEWDKLSPSAQQSALWEAYNMIRSGNMPLPSYAALHSNAKVTTEELSALRNYLNTMRVKVKPDSIKDAEARQQWEKPASRATNYPVSANGIRYMPEYRQWRVMSTTSRFDNTTMRVMYANPVAMKAIREQKIQRWPDGAIIAKVVWEKTQDSSGIIQPGKFLNIQYMVRDTKRYSETDGWGYAKFETPALKPYGTVMTFQGCSSCHRAANKTGGIFDLSTL, encoded by the coding sequence ATGAAAATATCCAAGCCGCTTAGAATCCTTTTCATCACCGCAGGTGCGATAACATTGGTAACAACAGCCATGACTGTTAGCTCCAAGGTGGTGGACAATCCGCCGGTAACCGGCGAAATACAGGCACCTGCCGAAGTACAACAGCTATTCAGACATGCGTGTTATGATTGTCATTCCAACACCAGCAACCTGAAATGGTTTGATAAACTGCCTGTTGTGGCAGGACTTGTGCGGGAAGATATTCTTGCCGCCAGAAAGCATCTCAACTTTTCTGAATGGGACAAACTTTCCCCTTCGGCCCAACAATCAGCACTATGGGAGGCCTATAATATGATCCGTTCCGGTAATATGCCGCTTCCCTCCTATGCCGCCCTGCACAGCAATGCCAAAGTCACCACTGAAGAGCTTTCCGCCCTGCGTAATTATCTCAATACCATGCGGGTGAAAGTAAAGCCGGACAGTATTAAAGATGCTGAAGCCAGACAGCAATGGGAAAAGCCGGCATCCAGGGCCACCAACTATCCGGTATCTGCAAACGGTATCCGCTATATGCCTGAATACCGCCAGTGGCGGGTAATGAGCACCACTTCCCGTTTCGACAACACCACCATGCGTGTGATGTATGCCAATCCTGTAGCGATGAAAGCTATCCGGGAACAAAAGATACAACGCTGGCCGGACGGTGCCATCATCGCCAAAGTGGTTTGGGAAAAAACACAAGACAGCAGCGGCATCATCCAGCCGGGAAAATTTCTCAACATACAGTACATGGTCAGAGATACAAAACGCTACAGTGAAACAGATGGATGGGGTTATGCAAAATTTGAAACACCGGCCTTAAAACCCTACGGTACAGTGATGACCTTCCAGGGATGCAGCTCCTGTCACCGCGCTGCCAACAAAACAGGCGGCATATTCGATCTTTCCACTCTCTAA
- a CDS encoding thioredoxin family protein → MKSLIISAISMCFTSLSASCSGPLINTTDSTKGFAVVELFTSEGCSSCPPADALLSRLEQESNGKPVYLLAFHVDYWDHQGWRDSFSQHIFSERQQQYAAWLRRPNIYTPQMVINGSSEFVGSDVSAVKYAINESLNQPASSSLLLQTKLEGQQLEVSWQLLPVPKNTRLLLALVQKNGQSQVRAGENAGRKLSHVQIVQQLTTADPGRSARTVLSLPAGFNTQDWELIGFVQRDTDGRIIAAAKAALR, encoded by the coding sequence ATGAAATCACTTATCATATCCGCTATCAGCATGTGTTTCACCAGTCTTTCCGCGTCCTGTTCAGGACCGTTGATCAACACAACCGACAGTACCAAAGGTTTTGCGGTGGTAGAACTATTCACATCAGAAGGCTGTTCCAGCTGCCCGCCGGCAGATGCACTGCTCTCCAGGCTGGAGCAGGAAAGTAACGGCAAGCCGGTTTATCTGCTCGCCTTCCATGTGGACTACTGGGACCATCAGGGATGGCGCGACAGCTTCAGCCAGCATATCTTCTCCGAAAGACAACAGCAATATGCAGCATGGTTAAGACGCCCTAATATCTACACACCACAGATGGTGATCAATGGCAGCAGTGAATTTGTAGGATCAGATGTATCAGCCGTTAAATATGCTATCAACGAATCCCTCAACCAACCGGCATCTTCCAGCCTGTTACTGCAAACAAAACTGGAAGGCCAACAGCTGGAAGTATCCTGGCAACTGTTACCAGTACCTAAAAATACCCGGTTGCTGCTTGCACTCGTTCAAAAAAACGGACAAAGTCAGGTAAGAGCGGGCGAGAATGCAGGAAGAAAACTCTCCCATGTGCAGATCGTACAACAGCTCACTACCGCAGATCCCGGACGAAGCGCCCGCACCGTGCTGTCACTTCCGGCAGGATTTAATACGCAAGACTGGGAACTGATTGGATTTGTACAAAGGGATACTGACGGCCGGATCATCGCTGCAGCAAAAGCAGCACTCAGATAA
- a CDS encoding organic hydroperoxide resistance protein, protein MNTISNDQKVIYTGKTRTTGGREGKASSNDGQLDISLGLPGSSKGSNPEQLFAAGWSACFIGAMGLAAHAHQIRLPENTAVNAEIDLVTKDGQYSLQARLYVELPGLETALAQQLITSAHATCPYSKATRNNIPVSIELVS, encoded by the coding sequence ATGAACACTATCAGCAATGACCAGAAAGTAATATACACAGGGAAAACACGTACTACCGGCGGCCGCGAAGGGAAAGCTTCCAGCAACGATGGCCAGCTTGATATTTCGCTTGGATTGCCGGGTAGCAGTAAAGGCTCCAATCCGGAACAGCTGTTTGCAGCCGGATGGTCCGCCTGTTTTATAGGCGCCATGGGACTTGCCGCACATGCCCATCAAATCAGGCTGCCGGAAAATACGGCCGTTAATGCAGAAATAGACCTCGTAACAAAAGACGGTCAATATAGCTTACAGGCACGGCTATACGTTGAATTACCCGGACTGGAAACTGCACTGGCTCAACAGCTTATTACCAGTGCACATGCCACCTGTCCCTACTCCAAAGCCACCCGGAACAATATCCCGGTAAGTATCGAACTCGTCAGCTAA
- a CDS encoding MEKHLA domain-containing protein, translating into MTSSLLSLITQIDHNFLDRNGKALPAPTDVSARAQWLHEEAPYSILAHGTGADPHFIYANQFALSCFKYGIEELLQLPSRLSAAPQDRSERERLLQDVTLHGIAYHYTGPRIDKHGNTFTIYDGVVWRLSHPDGSPFGQAALFWSNELERPAWYTGVK; encoded by the coding sequence ATGACATCGTCGCTCCTTTCATTAATTACGCAAATAGATCATAATTTTCTCGACAGGAATGGTAAGGCACTTCCTGCGCCAACGGATGTTTCAGCTCGTGCGCAGTGGCTGCACGAAGAAGCACCTTATAGTATCCTGGCACATGGAACCGGTGCAGATCCGCATTTCATTTATGCCAATCAATTTGCCTTATCCTGTTTTAAATATGGTATAGAAGAATTGTTGCAGCTTCCTTCCCGGTTAAGTGCAGCGCCACAGGACAGGAGTGAACGGGAACGGCTGTTGCAGGACGTGACGCTCCATGGCATTGCCTATCATTATACCGGTCCGCGCATTGATAAACACGGAAATACTTTTACGATTTACGATGGTGTGGTATGGCGGTTAAGTCATCCGGATGGATCACCATTCGGACAGGCAGCACTTTTCTGGAGCAATGAGCTGGAAAGGCCTGCGTGGTATACAGGTGTCAAATAG
- a CDS encoding thiamine pyrophosphate-dependent enzyme has product MATFRKTTDDKRVVVLVGEEMARHPNAKQLTTQLCEQLQAAAIWSINGANAVSQDNPYGYGYISFGGNDKAMSLFNSLGKQDVLVVLGACPDEYTINFSGFKAAHTFFLGNIFQAYGLVENSLRHVATGGYDHIYGSLDILLNALISAGQRYPFTNRPVAKAPADLNDRPFTTPREGYVNMATLYQRLNKWWPAHSLGIDDVCLAYKDRQYVTQRPNDNIDFYSLYRGSAMGGAFGVAVGAKLSDPGRPVFLFTGDGCFRLFSGSLGEVSQLGIIVFLLNNESLSIVEQGLEKVLPEIAAPHYHARVAAIDYCAIARACGWEAARLQPDLSNLEELLHRMEMDGQRSLLIEVPVDHQQELGQNPRLKNL; this is encoded by the coding sequence GTGGCTACATTCCGGAAAACGACGGATGATAAGCGGGTAGTGGTTTTGGTGGGAGAAGAAATGGCCCGTCATCCCAACGCGAAGCAACTCACCACGCAGCTCTGTGAACAATTACAGGCGGCCGCTATCTGGAGTATCAATGGCGCCAACGCCGTGAGCCAGGATAATCCTTACGGTTACGGCTATATTTCTTTTGGAGGAAATGATAAAGCCATGTCACTGTTTAATTCGCTTGGCAAGCAGGATGTGCTGGTAGTACTAGGTGCCTGCCCGGATGAATACACCATTAATTTCAGTGGTTTTAAGGCTGCTCATACTTTTTTTCTGGGGAATATTTTTCAGGCGTATGGCTTAGTGGAAAATAGTTTGCGTCATGTGGCCACAGGTGGGTATGATCATATTTACGGATCGCTGGATATTTTATTAAACGCATTGATAAGCGCCGGACAGCGTTATCCCTTCACTAACAGGCCTGTTGCAAAGGCGCCGGCAGATTTGAACGACCGGCCATTTACCACTCCACGGGAAGGGTATGTAAATATGGCCACTTTATATCAGCGGCTCAATAAATGGTGGCCCGCGCACTCACTGGGAATAGATGATGTTTGTCTGGCTTATAAAGACCGTCAATATGTAACACAACGCCCTAACGACAATATCGATTTTTATTCACTCTATCGTGGTTCTGCTATGGGCGGAGCTTTTGGCGTAGCGGTAGGAGCGAAATTATCAGATCCCGGTCGTCCGGTTTTTTTGTTTACCGGCGATGGATGTTTCCGCCTGTTTTCCGGTTCTTTAGGAGAAGTGAGCCAGCTGGGCATCATTGTTTTTCTGCTGAATAATGAATCCTTATCTATCGTTGAACAGGGACTGGAAAAAGTATTACCCGAAATCGCAGCACCGCATTATCATGCCCGTGTTGCCGCTATCGATTATTGCGCGATCGCCAGGGCCTGTGGCTGGGAGGCCGCACGGCTACAGCCTGATCTGAGTAATCTGGAGGAACTGTTACATCGCATGGAAATGGATGGGCAACGTTCCCTGCTCATAGAAGTACCCGTAGATCACCAGCAGGAGCTGGGCCAGAATCCCCGTCTCAAAAATTTATAA
- a CDS encoding thiamine pyrophosphate-binding protein, which translates to MRPNNLYGSPPCVADNYQLIIDTLTDWGITLYTGVTGGGVIHLLKHLKPLDDLHSDDPSFLTLGEYSAGFVPLGYYLASGKIAAAVATTGAATKLITCGLSDAKLHDIPAVFIVPVSGSNTEGFSPLQDTSIHGSNIVAQLRAELGDAVFVLNDPFSLSAQLAAAKATLDRSKPVVLVLDNEAVGNPVVEYAVHHR; encoded by the coding sequence ATGAGGCCCAATAACCTTTATGGAAGCCCTCCATGCGTGGCTGACAATTATCAGCTCATTATCGACACCCTTACCGACTGGGGTATAACATTATACACCGGCGTTACAGGTGGTGGTGTTATTCATCTGCTAAAGCACCTGAAACCTCTTGATGACCTGCACTCCGATGATCCTTCATTTCTGACGTTGGGAGAATACAGTGCTGGTTTTGTTCCATTGGGTTATTATCTGGCAAGTGGTAAAATCGCCGCTGCAGTGGCCACCACCGGGGCTGCTACCAAGTTGATCACTTGCGGATTAAGTGATGCCAAGCTGCACGACATACCGGCCGTTTTTATTGTCCCTGTTTCCGGTAGTAATACCGAGGGTTTCTCACCACTACAGGATACTTCCATTCACGGTAGTAATATCGTAGCGCAATTGCGGGCGGAATTGGGAGATGCTGTCTTTGTATTGAATGATCCGTTTTCATTAAGCGCGCAGCTGGCTGCTGCAAAAGCTACCCTGGACCGCTCCAAACCGGTCGTATTGGTATTGGACAATGAAGCTGTGGGAAACCCTGTGGTGGAGTATGCCGTGCACCATCGATAA